ATGATTCCATTCAGTTTGATCCAAACAGGTGGAATAGGAAAAGAAGAATTCCCCAGCAATTAAAGAAAAATATCATTTGGATTATTTTAGGGATTCTAGTGTTACTCGGATTATTTAGCAGGCTTTAAAATACAAATTAAAGTCGGCCAGGGAAGATGTCCTCCTGGCCGACTTTTTAATTGCTTTGGAACCAATGAAATTTTGTATGCTGCGGGTAACTTAGTTCCCTAAACAGCCACTGCGACGAAGCGCTTAACTTCTGTATTCCTATAAACCGGGCGCTTACGCTTTTGTTTTTAACATGACTGCTATTCTCGATACGAATACCAGTCACCTAATCGATCTGCATCTGCCTCTTTTAGCTCTTTAAGTCTATAATGCTTGCCAGTTCCGCTTTTTCCAAGAATCGATAATTTCACCGTTGCAAGGCCCTCTCTTTTTTGTAATGGATGCCGCTTTTTCTCAAATGCCTGAACACGTTTATGCTGCAGGAACATGGTTTTTTTACTGAGTCCGCGAAATTGAATAACAACCCGTTCTTCCTCTAAAAAAAATCCTCCATCACGATAGCGCATAAAACCAAGCAAGAAAGCGATAAATAAGACTATTACTGCAAGCCAGCTAAATTGAGGGAAAAAGTAGATTGCTGCACCTCCTAATAGCAGTATAGGTAAGCATGCCCGGATCAGATAGAATTTTAATGCTTGCTTAGGCAATGGCTCGAAGCACACTGATTCTATTGAATAGTTCGGCAAAAACTCATGCAAAAATGGTTCAATCTCATCCTTTTTCATAATTGGAAATAAAACCGTAGAGAAGTCTTCACCTCTATCTAACGATCCTCCCGCAACCTCAACAAAAACAGTTACAAATCCAAATGGCTGTCTAATGACACTTTCCGCTATCCCAATTGCTTGAATTCGTTTAAGGGGAATAGTTATTTGCTTTTTCTCCAGCAGTCCTCTTGTAATGAATAACTCATCACCTATTTTTGTAATTGTAAATTTCCCATACTTTATCATTGTCCCTGCAATGCCTAACAGCCAAAATATAAATAATATGATAATCGCTAGTCCTATGATTAAGACAATCCCCAACTCGATTATCCACTGATATGTCCAATCATAAAAGTGATCAGGGATAAATTGCTCCAGCTCAGAAAAAGCTATTGCTGCAAATGCTATCATGATACCAGCACTACCTGAGGTTACACCGGCCAGCAATAGACGCTTCGGCGTAATTTCACGAGATGGATGGATTGAGTTCTCTTGTCTATCTAATTCTTTACGCTGATGCGATTCCTTGCTGCCCTTCAAAGCATTGCGAAGCTTCATAGCATCGGTGAGCTTTACAGCATTCAGTGAGGCTTCTGCACCTTTCCCGCTTCCAGCTGTTTCTATTTGCAGCTTAACCAATTTAAACATTCGGTGAATAACACCTGCTGTTAAGTCAATGGATTGGATTCGATTTATTGAAATATAGCGTTGTTTGCGAACGAAAACACCATATTCCATTCTTAACTCTCCGGCTTCCAGCCGATACGTGAATCGATACCATG
This region of Oceanobacillus sp. FSL K6-2867 genomic DNA includes:
- a CDS encoding PH domain-containing protein, which encodes MSNVQSYRLHPVTILFNIIRTAREGIFLIVFGLITFDRFYFILLLAVFVLLGLLLSVLSWYRFTYRLEAGELRMEYGVFVRKQRYISINRIQSIDLTAGVIHRMFKLVKLQIETAGSGKGAEASLNAVKLTDAMKLRNALKGSKESHQRKELDRQENSIHPSREITPKRLLLAGVTSGSAGIMIAFAAIAFSELEQFIPDHFYDWTYQWIIELGIVLIIGLAIIILFIFWLLGIAGTMIKYGKFTITKIGDELFITRGLLEKKQITIPLKRIQAIGIAESVIRQPFGFVTVFVEVAGGSLDRGEDFSTVLFPIMKKDEIEPFLHEFLPNYSIESVCFEPLPKQALKFYLIRACLPILLLGGAAIYFFPQFSWLAVIVLFIAFLLGFMRYRDGGFFLEEERVVIQFRGLSKKTMFLQHKRVQAFEKKRHPLQKREGLATVKLSILGKSGTGKHYRLKELKEADADRLGDWYSYRE